In Pedobacter sp. SL55, the following proteins share a genomic window:
- a CDS encoding amidohydrolase family protein — translation MIDSHVHFWKYHPVKDAWINEDMKVIQADFLPDELHDIYLKNNIEGCIAVQADQSEQETEFLLSLAEQHNFIKGVVGWIDLRDENLPEKLATFSKYEKLKGWRHIAQAEPNGFLLSPSFLRGIAALKNYNYTYDILIGKNQLKEAIAMVEKFPAQRFVLDHFAKPDIKGNSGDLEWKESIKVMATHKNVYCKVSGMVTEADWQHWEHDDLKFYLDVVFESFGTDRLMFGSDWPVCTLAASYEETKQVLESYVCKLTNVQRKAIFELNAKECYQL, via the coding sequence ATGATTGATAGTCACGTACATTTTTGGAAATACCATCCCGTAAAGGATGCTTGGATAAATGAGGATATGAAAGTTATTCAAGCAGATTTTTTGCCCGATGAATTGCATGATATCTATCTTAAAAATAATATAGAAGGCTGTATTGCCGTACAGGCGGATCAAAGTGAACAAGAAACAGAATTTCTATTGTCGCTTGCCGAACAACATAACTTTATAAAAGGTGTAGTTGGGTGGATTGATTTAAGGGACGAGAACCTTCCAGAGAAACTTGCCACATTTTCTAAATATGAGAAACTGAAAGGTTGGCGTCACATCGCCCAAGCAGAACCAAATGGTTTTCTTTTATCTCCTTCATTTTTAAGAGGAATAGCGGCGCTAAAAAATTACAATTATACTTATGATATTCTTATAGGTAAAAATCAGCTTAAAGAAGCCATTGCTATGGTAGAAAAATTTCCAGCGCAGCGGTTTGTTCTAGATCACTTCGCAAAGCCAGATATTAAGGGAAATAGTGGTGATTTAGAATGGAAAGAGAGTATAAAGGTAATGGCAACGCACAAAAACGTGTATTGCAAGGTTTCTGGGATGGTAACAGAAGCTGATTGGCAGCATTGGGAACATGATGATTTGAAGTTTTACTTAGATGTGGTATTCGAAAGCTTTGGTACAGATAGGCTAATGTTTGGCTCAGATTGGCCGGTATGTACGCTTGCCGCTAGTTACGAAGAAACAAAACAAGTTTTAGAAAGCTATGTCTGCAAACTAACAAATGTACAGCGTAAGGCAATTTTCGAATTAAATGCTAAAGAATGCTATCAATTATAA
- a CDS encoding SDR family oxidoreductase, translating into MDLQLKDKVILVSGGAKGIGEAIVRSLAAEDAIPVIIGRSKEDNQKLEQEIINAGRRCASVIAELSNPLECEKAITATVNLYGRIDGLVNNAGLNDGVGLENGNYEAFMKSIHSNLVHYYLLAHYALPYLKINKGSIVNISSKTGITGQGETSGYAASNGGRNALTREWAVELLPYQIRVNAVVVSECWTPQYERWIKTLPNAEETLAEITNRIPLANRMTKASEIADTVAFLLSEKSSHTTGQLLYVDGGYVHLDRSLLRQ; encoded by the coding sequence ATGGATTTACAATTAAAAGATAAGGTAATTTTAGTGAGTGGTGGCGCTAAAGGAATTGGTGAAGCGATAGTGAGATCGTTGGCTGCGGAAGATGCCATTCCTGTAATTATTGGTCGAAGCAAAGAAGATAATCAGAAACTGGAGCAAGAAATTATAAATGCTGGTAGGAGATGCGCAAGCGTAATTGCCGAGCTTTCCAATCCTCTAGAATGTGAGAAAGCCATTACAGCAACCGTAAACTTATACGGTAGAATTGATGGTTTGGTAAACAATGCCGGTTTAAACGATGGGGTAGGTTTAGAAAATGGAAACTACGAAGCTTTTATGAAATCGATCCATAGTAACCTGGTACACTACTATTTATTGGCGCATTATGCTTTGCCTTATCTTAAAATAAATAAAGGGAGTATAGTTAACATAAGCTCAAAAACAGGCATAACCGGCCAAGGAGAAACTTCTGGTTACGCTGCATCTAACGGAGGTAGAAACGCACTTACCCGCGAATGGGCAGTAGAATTATTGCCATACCAAATTAGGGTAAACGCGGTGGTAGTTTCAGAATGTTGGACGCCGCAATACGAACGCTGGATAAAAACTTTACCAAATGCAGAAGAAACGTTAGCAGAAATTACTAACAGAATTCCTTTAGCAAACAGAATGACCAAAGCCAGCGAAATAGCAGACACAGTAGCTTTTTTATTATCCGAAAAATCAAGTCATACCACAGGGCAGCTATTATATGTAGATGGTGGCTATGTTCATTTAGATAGATCTTTACTACGTCAATAA
- a CDS encoding AraC family transcriptional regulator, with amino-acid sequence MSNYLKRRDGFEGEKIINVPQKLLKQAVAKHPALFALFITHIGYFPKALSHFRERKKGCDDNIFIYCTQGKGHFIIDDKKFEITANQFLLVPATDKYLRYWADSDDPWTIYWLHYRGSDLDEFNNSLKIRLHNGPIQIPFNQKALDIWSTIYQSLEMGYSIENLCNATFCLYHFLATFVFIDKHILIEEKGSSDIVADAILYMKSEINKKLSVEDISGKYNLSGSHFSSLFRKNTGMSPIDYFIHLKMQKACQLLYASDDKIKIVALQLGYDDQYYFSRTFKKQMGISPEQYRVTTKKMT; translated from the coding sequence ATGAGTAATTATTTGAAAAGAAGAGATGGATTTGAAGGAGAGAAAATAATCAATGTTCCTCAAAAGTTATTAAAGCAAGCTGTAGCTAAACACCCTGCGCTATTTGCCCTTTTTATTACACATATAGGCTATTTTCCTAAGGCGTTGTCGCATTTTAGAGAAAGAAAGAAAGGTTGTGACGATAATATATTTATCTATTGTACACAAGGTAAAGGACACTTTATCATCGATGATAAGAAGTTTGAAATAACGGCTAATCAGTTTTTATTAGTTCCCGCAACAGATAAGTATTTAAGATACTGGGCAGATTCGGATGATCCATGGACAATTTATTGGTTACATTACAGAGGCAGTGATTTGGATGAATTTAACAATTCGCTTAAAATTCGCTTACATAACGGACCAATACAAATTCCTTTTAATCAGAAAGCTTTAGATATATGGAGCACGATTTATCAAAGTTTAGAAATGGGCTATAGTATAGAGAATCTCTGCAATGCGACCTTTTGTTTGTACCATTTTCTGGCAACCTTTGTTTTTATAGATAAACATATTTTAATAGAAGAAAAGGGTAGTAGTGATATTGTTGCGGATGCTATTCTGTATATGAAATCGGAAATAAATAAAAAATTAAGTGTAGAAGATATTTCTGGAAAATACAACCTTTCCGGTTCCCATTTCTCCAGTTTATTTAGAAAAAATACAGGAATGTCTCCAATAGATTATTTCATTCATTTAAAGATGCAGAAGGCTTGTCAATTACTGTATGCCAGTGATGATAAAATTAAAATAGTTGCGCTGCAATTGGGTTACGACGATCAATATTATTTTTCAAGGACTTTTAAGAAACAAATGGGGATTTCCCCGGAGCAATACCGCGTCACTACAAAGAAAATGACATAA
- a CDS encoding alpha-L-fucosidase, which translates to MNKHNIVIILLALAFNYCVAQPIAPAKKPNLAQQAMIKRGYGMFIHFGINTFNDIEWSDGTLPVQSYNPTNLDPDQWVRTAKDAGFRYVLLVTKHHDGFCLWDSKFTTYDVASSPVKTDVVKAVSDACKKYGLQFAIYYSLWDRKEPSYKDPNPQVYINYMLNQLTELYTNYGSIAELWLDGGWDKKPSDWGIEQIYSLVKKLIPTVQ; encoded by the coding sequence ATGAACAAACACAACATTGTAATTATATTGTTGGCTTTAGCTTTTAACTATTGTGTTGCACAACCAATAGCACCAGCAAAAAAACCTAATCTTGCCCAGCAAGCCATGATAAAACGAGGTTATGGTATGTTCATTCATTTTGGTATAAATACATTTAATGATATTGAATGGTCTGATGGAACATTGCCAGTGCAAAGCTACAACCCTACCAATCTTGATCCCGACCAATGGGTACGTACAGCAAAAGATGCTGGTTTTCGCTATGTATTACTTGTTACCAAACATCACGATGGCTTTTGCTTATGGGATAGTAAATTCACTACATACGATGTTGCGTCCTCTCCAGTAAAGACTGATGTAGTGAAAGCTGTATCTGATGCCTGTAAGAAATATGGTTTACAATTCGCTATTTACTACTCACTATGGGACAGAAAAGAACCGTCTTATAAAGACCCAAACCCTCAAGTATACATTAACTATATGCTTAATCAACTCACAGAATTGTATACAAATTATGGATCTATTGCTGAGCTTTGGCTTGATGGTGGTTGGGACAAAAAACCATCGGACTGGGGCATTGAACAAATATACTCTTTGGTAAAAAAATTAATCCCAACTGTACAGTAA
- a CDS encoding sodium:solute symporter, which translates to MIGSVDLTISIVYILGIVTIGLWAGIKHNKKKADANVAGEYFLAGKTLRWPVIGLALFATNISCVHLVSLAQSGFDTGLLNGNFEWMAIFTLVLLAVFFAPFYIKSGVSTLPDFLEKRYDRSSRDWLAIVSVVSAVIIHISFSLLAGGIVLKTLFGVDMYTSIIVISILTAIYTVIGGLRAVVVTESIQTIVLLAGAVIMSVAAYLKMGGWEPMVQVLQNNNQMDKLSMMRPHGDSSGMPWYAVFLGYPIIGIWYWCADQTIVQRVLGAKDENHARLGPLFCGFIKILPVFIFVIPGLFAYTLSQTGQLDISSLTSIAAGKETTDTKGIYTLMITQLLPNGLMGIVVAALLSGLMSQISGALNSISTMVSYDIYQRYKPETNDKKLVKVGKISAGISLIVSLALLPLLNNYESIFNGLNDIIAHIAPPITCVFLLGIFWKKASAVSAKYTLWIGSAIGVFVFAINKLFPESFIGQIPFMMMAFYLFCVCLVIQVCLSYVFPVNHTAESKKLYWESPFDPLRIKGAKGFANYKTLSILLLVLMAFLFYTFR; encoded by the coding sequence ATGATAGGTTCAGTAGATTTAACCATAAGCATAGTTTACATTCTGGGCATTGTAACCATAGGTTTATGGGCAGGAATTAAGCACAATAAAAAAAAAGCCGATGCAAATGTTGCAGGCGAATACTTTCTAGCTGGAAAAACCTTACGCTGGCCTGTAATTGGGTTAGCTCTTTTTGCGACTAATATTTCTTGTGTTCATTTGGTAAGCCTTGCCCAAAGCGGTTTCGATACGGGCCTACTCAATGGGAACTTTGAATGGATGGCAATTTTCACGCTAGTGCTGCTCGCTGTATTCTTCGCTCCCTTTTACATAAAATCTGGAGTGAGTACGCTTCCTGATTTTTTGGAAAAACGTTATGATCGTTCAAGCAGAGATTGGCTGGCTATTGTTTCGGTGGTATCAGCCGTTATCATCCATATATCTTTTTCTCTTTTAGCAGGTGGAATTGTGCTAAAAACCTTATTTGGTGTTGATATGTACACCAGTATTATCGTAATTTCTATACTAACGGCAATTTATACCGTTATTGGTGGATTAAGGGCGGTAGTTGTTACAGAATCTATACAAACTATTGTTCTTTTAGCAGGCGCTGTGATCATGAGTGTTGCCGCTTACCTAAAAATGGGCGGATGGGAGCCTATGGTACAGGTACTCCAGAACAACAACCAAATGGACAAATTATCTATGATGCGACCTCATGGAGATAGTAGTGGAATGCCATGGTATGCTGTATTTTTAGGTTATCCGATTATAGGAATTTGGTATTGGTGCGCAGATCAGACTATTGTTCAACGTGTATTGGGAGCAAAAGACGAAAATCACGCAAGACTTGGTCCACTTTTTTGCGGGTTTATAAAAATTCTTCCAGTATTCATATTTGTTATTCCTGGTTTGTTTGCCTACACCCTTTCTCAAACCGGACAATTGGACATTAGCTCTCTCACAAGTATAGCTGCAGGAAAAGAAACTACTGATACCAAAGGAATTTATACCTTAATGATTACCCAACTTTTGCCAAACGGATTGATGGGCATAGTAGTTGCTGCTCTATTATCAGGATTAATGAGCCAAATTTCTGGCGCCCTTAATTCTATCTCTACCATGGTAAGTTATGACATCTATCAACGATATAAACCAGAAACAAACGACAAAAAATTGGTTAAAGTTGGCAAAATATCTGCGGGAATTTCTTTGATAGTTTCACTGGCATTATTGCCTTTGCTTAACAATTATGAAAGTATTTTCAATGGCCTTAACGATATTATTGCACATATTGCCCCTCCCATAACCTGCGTTTTTTTATTGGGCATTTTTTGGAAAAAAGCATCAGCAGTTTCTGCTAAATATACCTTATGGATAGGCTCGGCAATTGGTGTATTTGTTTTCGCCATCAATAAGCTCTTCCCAGAATCTTTCATCGGTCAAATTCCTTTTATGATGATGGCCTTTTACCTTTTCTGTGTTTGTTTAGTCATTCAGGTGTGTCTTTCTTATGTATTTCCAGTGAACCATACAGCAGAAAGTAAAAAGCTTTATTGGGAATCTCCATTTGATCCGCTAAGAATTAAAGGTGCAAAAGGTTTCGCCAATTATAAAACACTTTCCATCTTGTTACTTGTGCTAATGGCTTTTTTGTTTTATACATTTCGGTAA
- a CDS encoding SDR family NAD(P)-dependent oxidoreductase, whose translation MLKNKNIFLTGGTEGIGLECAKSYLAAGAKLSIISNNAESIKEAERILANEDVVFIKADVAVFSEVEFAVGETIGKFGKIDVIHNNAGISNPSKALHDTNDEEWNQLFNVNVKGIYHTTKAGLSALKKTRGNILNTGSLVGEIGQEIHAAYSATKGAVNALTKSMALDYAPFGIRVNTIAPAGVWTPMLRRWSAEQPNSNSINSYLDNIHALGYCPEGDVVADACVFLVSEQARFITGCIMPVSGGAELGYRRLSNI comes from the coding sequence ATGCTTAAAAACAAAAATATTTTTTTAACTGGTGGAACCGAAGGCATTGGGCTGGAATGTGCAAAGTCTTATCTGGCCGCTGGTGCAAAGCTGAGCATTATTTCCAATAATGCCGAAAGCATAAAAGAAGCAGAAAGAATTCTAGCAAATGAAGACGTCGTATTTATAAAAGCGGATGTTGCTGTATTTAGTGAGGTAGAATTTGCAGTTGGTGAAACGATAGGTAAATTTGGAAAAATAGATGTTATTCACAATAATGCTGGGATTTCAAATCCATCAAAAGCTCTTCACGATACCAACGATGAAGAATGGAACCAACTATTCAACGTAAATGTCAAGGGGATTTACCATACTACGAAAGCAGGGCTCTCTGCATTAAAAAAGACAAGAGGAAATATCTTAAATACTGGAAGCCTTGTTGGCGAAATTGGCCAAGAAATTCATGCTGCCTACAGTGCAACTAAAGGAGCTGTAAATGCACTAACAAAGTCTATGGCTTTAGATTACGCACCATTTGGAATAAGGGTAAACACTATTGCTCCAGCCGGAGTTTGGACACCAATGCTTAGAAGATGGAGTGCAGAACAACCAAACAGCAATTCCATCAACAGTTACTTAGATAACATACACGCATTAGGCTATTGCCCAGAAGGTGATGTGGTTGCAGATGCGTGCGTCTTTTTAGTATCAGAACAGGCCAGATTTATTACTGGCTGCATTATGCCAGTAAGTGGCGGTGCAGAATTGGGCTACAGAAGACTTTCTAATATTTAA
- a CDS encoding alpha-hydroxy acid oxidase gives MNLNYNTAYPGIDDLRNKAKSRIPRFAFEYLDGGCNEDVNLHRNTAELREVQLKPFYLSDYQGIDMATSLFGKTYSAPFGVAPVGLQGLIWPNSPNILAKAAKEHNVPFILSTVTTSGIEDIAKITDGDFWYQLYHPAEEALRDDIIRRLQEVECDVLVILADVPSFGFRPRDIRNGLAMPPSMSLRNILQIMGRPNWAMQTLIHGTPNFATLKPYLPKGLDMKQLGAFMNKTFSGRLNKERISVIRDQWKGKLVIKGVASAEDAQLAVELGLDGMIVSNHGGRQLDSGESAVKSLSDLLAFKEKLTVMMDSGIRSGSDIARALAAGADFTFLGRTFMYSAAALGNEGGQHAMAMLKRQLMQVMEQVCCSKVDDFPKHLIR, from the coding sequence ATGAACTTAAATTATAATACAGCATACCCCGGAATAGACGACCTGCGCAATAAAGCTAAAAGTAGAATACCGCGTTTTGCTTTCGAATACTTAGATGGCGGATGTAATGAAGATGTAAATTTGCATCGTAACACTGCCGAATTGAGAGAAGTGCAGTTAAAGCCTTTTTATTTAAGTGATTATCAGGGAATAGACATGGCCACTTCTTTGTTTGGCAAGACTTATTCGGCTCCTTTTGGCGTTGCGCCTGTTGGTTTACAGGGATTGATTTGGCCAAATTCTCCAAATATTTTAGCTAAAGCCGCCAAAGAGCATAATGTACCATTTATTTTGAGCACAGTAACTACAAGTGGCATAGAAGATATTGCGAAAATTACCGATGGAGATTTCTGGTATCAACTTTATCATCCGGCAGAAGAAGCTTTGCGTGATGATATCATTCGTAGATTGCAAGAAGTGGAGTGTGATGTGTTAGTGATTTTGGCCGATGTACCGAGTTTTGGTTTTAGGCCACGAGATATCAGAAACGGACTGGCGATGCCACCAAGTATGAGCTTGAGAAATATCCTCCAGATTATGGGTAGGCCCAACTGGGCGATGCAGACTTTAATTCATGGTACTCCAAATTTTGCAACCTTAAAACCTTATCTGCCAAAAGGATTGGACATGAAACAATTGGGTGCTTTTATGAATAAAACCTTCTCTGGAAGATTAAATAAAGAGAGGATTTCTGTAATTAGGGATCAGTGGAAAGGTAAACTGGTAATTAAAGGAGTGGCCAGTGCCGAAGATGCCCAACTGGCAGTAGAATTGGGTTTGGATGGAATGATTGTCTCCAACCATGGAGGCAGGCAATTGGATTCGGGAGAATCTGCAGTTAAATCACTTTCAGATCTATTAGCATTTAAAGAAAAACTGACGGTAATGATGGACAGTGGAATTAGATCGGGTTCGGATATTGCCAGAGCACTTGCCGCAGGGGCAGATTTTACATTTTTGGGAAGAACTTTTATGTACAGTGCTGCAGCATTAGGGAACGAAGGTGGGCAACACGCCATGGCAATGTTAAAACGCCAGTTGATGCAGGTAATGGAGCAGGTTTGCTGCTCAAAAGTAGATGACTTTCCCAAACATCTTATTCGTTAA